In the Telopea speciosissima isolate NSW1024214 ecotype Mountain lineage chromosome 6, Tspe_v1, whole genome shotgun sequence genome, CTTTGTCTCTTTGTAGAGCAAAAGATCCGCACAAGGACAGTGCAAATCCCTTGGCATGCCTGACTCACATAGATGAGTgccacacactctctctcctccatggCCCCTCTATTTGCCGATTTGTTCTTATAATAAATCAGAAAAATTTTTGCTGGATCTTACCCTCATCTCACAAGTTAAATCTCAAGCTGATGCAAACATAAGTAGTTTAAAAGTGATTTGAAGTTctagaaaattacaagattccCATTTACTATAAAGGGAATAAAGTGGCTTTTATGAAATTTTGGTTCTCCTTAAGGAAATTTTAAGATACTTTCCCTATTGATCTTGGTCTGAAAGATCATCGATTAGGTGGGTTTAAGGTCCTCTATATCACAAGGGAGATGAAATCTATAGTTAACCTCATAAATTGGCATCATATGCGTTAGAGAGGGTTCCATCTCTTTTGATGAATGTCACAATGTGTATCAGGAGACCAATGGTGTTAATGATAAGAGATGAAAGAGATTATGTGAGAAGGCATATATTTTGGCGTTTGTATACCATTCTTTTTGCCATATAATAAGTGCTCCCATGTTTGCAAAATTGTAagtgagattttttttcttcctttttaccCCTTGGGCTCATGTCTGATAGAAAGGAAATTGAGCAttaattagaaagaaaagaaactacatCTTCATCCATATGGATCATAAGTTTCTCCATCCCAGCCCTAGTAGCTAGGTGGTGAGCTACTGAAATATACACCAATCTTGCTTGATAATAGATACAACTTTAAACTTGTCCTTACAATACTTAATGTCCAGTAAATATGTGAAAAGCTCCTACGGTCAACGATCCATATCCCCTTCCAGAAGGTCAACCATACTCTGACAATCAGTCCAAATGATAATGGTTTTCACACCTAATCTTTCTTTTTGCAGTCATTCAAGCATTCCCCTTGCCTCCGACGCTTGTGTGGTTTCTGCATATCCATAACATAGAAGAGGAAGATATTGAGAGGACTTGGGGAGCAATTTGTCTAAACATAGTTATTTCTAGCTTGCAAGAGAAAATAACACGAAATCGCAAAAATAGAATGAAACAGAGAGAAATACTGGTTGTTACAAACAGTTTTTTGAAATTGTAAGAGTAGAggatgccaaaagatacccaatcCTTAACCCCAATACTCCTGCTGACTAGATTCGTTAAAAAGGGCAAGAAAGAAAACGATGCCACTCAAACTCAGAACATGTGCAATTCTTGAACCTTTTGAGACTAAGAAGGAAAAAACAGGAAATTCCCAGCCACTGTTGTGGTAAATTTCCCTGACTTAGTGAGgggacaaaataaaaaaataaaaaatcatgaaGATTGGACAGTTATGGGCCTTATGGGTATAGCAAAAAAGGATGGAAACATGGAGCTGATCAAAGGGACATTCCAACtctttttattaatcaaatctgaaactttatttatgaaaacaaaaggcTCACTCCTATTGAGTTCCTCATAGTTTTGAGTTCTATTTAGAATTCAAGGAATCCTTCCTACTTTCCAACAAACATGACGCTTAAGCTTGGATAAAGAGTGTGAAATACTATTCCAAGTCCTAGAACCCTTTTTAGACGTAAAATCAGGATCTAACAAAATTCTATTAGGGAAGTATAACTTTGAGAATATGACCCCACAATGATGGATCTATAAACTGCAAACACTGGGAGTTTTCTCGGGGAGCCTGCCTTGAAGTCAGACTAGTCTAAAACTACGGCCAGTTCTAAATTTATCTTTGCAACCCAACCAATCAAGACTGTTTTGTCTAGAAGCGGTTAACCTTTTTGCAAAAGGAAGATTTTTCAGAATGGTCATTGATACTATTTACTCTGCTTAATGATATTCCTACATTACTTCATGCACTAAACAGATTATCAGTTGGTATATCTTACTagggctatgtttggtatgaattcttagaatgcattctatctagatcgattttgcattctcaaatgataaaaatagttgtttttatcgtccgagtatgcgaaatcgacctagaatgcattccaagaatttGTTACATCCACAACACATGAAAAATCAATTTTCAGGAGAGAGATTCTACAAAATGTATTTTATCAGCAAGAAATGGATGGTACAGCACTTTCACAGAAGTTAAATCGAAATGCaaaacccaaacaaccaaatCAGCTTTGATCTTCTTTCTTGTGTCACATGGGTAGCCTGGATTCATAATCAAAATGCCAGTGCAGGAGTTTTGAGACAGTCCAAGCTGAGTTATAGTACCCCCCACAACTGAACTCATATTACATAATATTCAAGAAGCAAATTTAATTAACTTGGACTGCACAGCACTACAAGTATTCCTCAACAATTTTAGCCTTCCTAAAGGCCACAATGCTCAACATGTGCCCATGACTCTCTGAAGTGCTTGCTTGATCATCCCCGCAGAAGCAACTGCCACTCCCTTAAACTGCAGCCAAATTCCCTAGTGAGTCGAAACATTTTGATGAAATGTGAAAAATACACTAGGCTTCTTATTTGAGTAATCATAAGTCCAAACCTTTGATTTAATGGTCAGAATGAGAAAGCCATCAAGAGTGGAAGATTGAACTGTGTGAGCATCTAAATTGAGATTGCTTATGGCATCTACAATATCAAGCAACAAACACTCCCTCCAAGGACACCTCATCTCGATCAGAACCTCTTTTTCATTCATGACAACGGTGAGATTGGCTGCCAAACCATCTTTTGATGAAGCCCAATCGAGCTCTAGCTCGGACTCATCAATGTCCGAAGCCTTCCTCTTGTTAATTGCAGTTTTCCTGTCATTTGCAATGTCTGTGTGGCCATAGTTGTCAGATGTCCTCTCTGCTATATCTGGGTGCTTCCTTCTTGCTCTTGCTTCATACTCTGCCAACTCCCTGCATGATTCCAACTCTTCAACCCTTCTTTCAAGCTCTTTCAGGTACTCTATTGTGTCACCAAGGATAGAAGCTTTGTCAACCTGCAAGATATGCCACACAAGTATATTAAATTTCTCACCATGAATATGCTTTCAATAAAAGCTTTATATGAATGGCAGTTCAAGTACCTTGCCCACAGGAGCAACTAGGGACTTCAGGATATGAAATTTTTCCTTCagtttctcccttctcctcctctctgaCAATACATGGTTCGCACCAACATCATCCTCTTCTAGTATCCAGAGTCCATCCTTGCTAACTCTTTGTGCCGGGGACTTGATCAAGTTACCACCGTGCATCCAAGCTACTTCAAACAATAtcttctttaatattttctgtgGTGTGTCAACCTGTGTTTTCAGAGGATCCACCAGCCCTTCTCTCCAATTTGTAAAGCTAGATTTGTGATTGCTGCTGCAAATGTGTGGTGCTACAATCAAACTGTGTGAGTTCTTAAAAATGGCAGAAAGAGTCCTTGAGTAGTGCAAGTCATCATTTCCAAGGTCCAATGAGCTTAGCTTAGTGTCATTGCATTCTTGAAGTTCTTGAAGatgattattatttattttctcacCCTTGGGAGAAGAGACGACATTCTGAGGATTTGCAAGTGTTTGGGATATACAGTCACTAGAATTCATGGAACCAAGCATGCAATTGCTGAACTCATCATCTAAGAACTGCCAGCTCTGGACTTGTGAAGCTCCACCATTAACGCCTTCCAGCATGAAGGAATCTTCAATGTGCTGCTGCGCTCCGCATCCATTTGAGCTGTCATGGGGAGAGACTGCTTCTAACTCTTCACAGATATTTGCATGTAACTCCTCAATCCCATTGTGGTgcaacttgatttcttcttgaGGAATAAACGACGGAGGTAATAATCCAGGGGTTTCACACTCTTGTTTTGTCTCAAATTCGCTTGCTGGATCCAAAGCCACGGAATCAATTTTCTCATGGCCAACCTTGACAAATACAGGATCTTCCTCATTGTCTTCATTTTGAGGGCTGGAAGCTGATTGCTCAATGCAATTGGGTCTCGGATACTCCAAGCAGCAAGTTTTAACTTGTTCAATGAGCCTTGGGTCTTCTGAGACCTTAAAGATTACAAATACAATTGAATACAATGAATCTCAGCAATATTGACCAAACAGAAGTGGAAGATCAAACAAGTAAAATTACCAGATCGGTCACACCCAGCTCGACCACACCGCCTAAAAATGGAAAGCATACCACAGtctgcaaacccaaaacataaGTTACTTGGGATGGTATTTTCAACAGCACTGAGTATTGGAAAAACAGTTACTAAACCACCCCGGATCGTTGAACTCATTCAACCAGAAATTCAAATGGGTTGGCTAGATTTATCTGCTATTACCAGTCCTATTTTCACCATGTGGAGAGATGATTTGGTCAAAAAGGATCATCCCTCAGATGGGGTAGCATCGCTGTGCTGAAAATTTGAATTATAAATCaatgcaaaaaagaaagaaggcaaTAATACCTGGATAGATGCACTCTAAGGATGGTGATTGGTTCATGTATAGTCATTAAGTATTgaacaaagaacaagaaaacagaaaatgCGAATCAGCTTGCCTGACTATGTAATCTTAAGAGAGGATTTGCATATGATTAAAGATCTAAGCAAAGAATAACAACCTTAGCTAGCAGAGAACGTTCAAATACTTTGCCATCTGCATCAGGAGCCCTGCACAGCCAGATGGGCTGACCATTTTCCAATGCTCTTGCAGGCAACCTGGGCATGACCAAGGAGTAAGAAATATAGACATTACTCCAAGGACATAATACTGTTCTCATACAAACCTAGGATGATCTCTCATGGGTCCACCTATTGAACCCATCAGAGTTCACTAACCCATTTTTTATTCCAAAACTGATTCTCATTTTGGGGCATCATGAAGGAAATTTTTCACCTTCAGGATTGATAAATAAGTGAAAAAGCAGGTAATGATGGAGTAGATCTTATTAATTTGAAGTTTCAAGTAGTCCCATTGAATACATTGGAACATTATAACTAAAGTTAATATGAACTCATTAAATTTAAAGCTGTAGAAGGTCAGAACAAAAGGCAGaattaaattaaaaccaaattCAGGGGCATGGAGGAGAGACAAGTACCCTTGTCCACGGTTGAATTTGAAGGACATGCAAACCAAGTAATACCACTCTGCATCTGTGAGATCTTCAGGAGATAATGCTGCTGAAGGCCTCCTAGCTTGTGGGTTGGTGTCACCTGCTGACAGTGATTCATACAGTTCTCTTAACTGCTCACTCCTTTGCAAACCCATTTGGTCAGCAATAAACTCCATCGGTTGCATTGTTTTCCTGGTTTTTATGTCTCCATTATAGTACCCATCTCGCCATTCCAACACCCTAAAATAATCACATTCAAGCAGCAGGAAAAAGAGGATAGTGGATCAGAAACTCACACCTCAGGA is a window encoding:
- the LOC122664374 gene encoding transcription factor EGL1, with protein sequence MCWAMATGLQNQEGVPENHLRKQLAFAVRSIQWSYAIFWSIKTGGVLEWRDGYYNGDIKTRKTMQPMEFIADQMGLQRSEQLRELYESLSAGDTNPQARRPSAALSPEDLTDAEWYYLVCMSFKFNRGQGLPARALENGQPIWLCRAPDADGKVFERSLLAKSASIQTVVCFPFLGGVVELGVTDLVSEDPRLIEQVKTCCLEYPRPNCIEQSASSPQNEDNEEDPVFVKVGHEKIDSVALDPASEFETKQECETPGLLPPSFIPQEEIKLHHNGIEELHANICEELEAVSPHDSSNGCGAQQHIEDSFMLEGVNGGASQVQSWQFLDDEFSNCMLGSMNSSDCISQTLANPQNVVSSPKGEKINNNHLQELQECNDTKLSSLDLGNDDLHYSRTLSAIFKNSHSLIVAPHICSSNHKSSFTNWREGLVDPLKTQVDTPQKILKKILFEVAWMHGGNLIKSPAQRVSKDGLWILEEDDVGANHVLSERRRREKLKEKFHILKSLVAPVGKVDKASILGDTIEYLKELERRVEELESCRELAEYEARARRKHPDIAERTSDNYGHTDIANDRKTAINKRKASDIDESELELDWASSKDGLAANLTVVMNEKEVLIEMRCPWRECLLLDIVDAISNLNLDAHTVQSSTLDGFLILTIKSKFKGVAVASAGMIKQALQRVMGTC